The Formosa sp. Hel1_33_131 genome window below encodes:
- the leuC gene encoding 3-isopropylmalate dehydratase large subunit yields the protein MKKTLFDKVWDAHVVDTVQDGPQVLYIDKHLIHEVTSPQAFNELVERDIPVFRPNQIVATADHNTPTLDQHLPIKDELSRKQLAQLSENCKDNNITLYELGHKYNGIVHVMAPELGITQPGMTMVCGDSHTSTHGAFGTIAFGIGTSQVAQVFASQCLLLSKPKSLRVTVNGTLKNGVLSKDVILYIISKLGTNSGTGYFCEYAGDVFENMSMEGRMTVCNMSIEMGARGGMIAPDETTFDYVKDREFAPKDAAFDAKVAYWKTLPTDEGAAFDKEYYFDAEDIEPMVTYGTNPGMGIKISETIPVVNDPSFKKSLEYMNFEAGKSLIDTPINFVFIGSCTNSRIEDFRVAADYIKGKRKADNVTAWLVPGSKQVETQIIAEGLKDIFNDAGFELRQPGCSACLAMNDDKIPQNEYCVSTSNRNFEGRQGQGSRTILASPLVAAATAIEGKIIDITKQLN from the coding sequence ATGAAAAAAACCTTATTTGATAAAGTTTGGGACGCTCACGTCGTTGATACAGTTCAAGACGGCCCCCAAGTTTTATACATAGACAAGCACTTGATACACGAAGTGACCAGTCCACAAGCGTTTAATGAATTGGTTGAAAGAGACATTCCTGTGTTTAGACCGAATCAGATTGTAGCAACGGCCGATCACAACACACCAACCTTGGACCAGCACTTGCCAATCAAAGATGAGCTATCGAGAAAACAACTCGCACAGCTGTCTGAAAACTGCAAAGACAATAATATTACGCTTTACGAATTAGGCCATAAATACAATGGCATTGTTCATGTGATGGCACCTGAATTGGGCATCACCCAACCGGGGATGACCATGGTTTGTGGCGACAGTCACACTTCCACACACGGCGCTTTTGGAACCATCGCTTTTGGGATTGGAACCAGTCAGGTGGCACAAGTGTTTGCAAGTCAATGTTTGTTGTTATCCAAACCAAAAAGCTTACGTGTCACCGTCAATGGTACACTTAAAAATGGCGTGCTTTCAAAAGATGTCATCTTATATATCATTTCTAAATTGGGTACCAACTCTGGAACTGGTTATTTTTGTGAATATGCTGGAGATGTCTTTGAAAATATGAGTATGGAAGGTCGGATGACCGTCTGTAATATGAGTATTGAAATGGGCGCTCGAGGTGGAATGATTGCACCAGACGAGACTACTTTTGACTATGTTAAAGACCGTGAGTTTGCTCCTAAAGACGCCGCTTTTGACGCCAAAGTTGCCTATTGGAAAACACTTCCAACAGATGAGGGCGCGGCATTTGATAAAGAATATTATTTTGATGCGGAGGATATTGAACCGATGGTGACTTACGGTACCAACCCAGGAATGGGCATAAAAATTTCGGAAACAATTCCGGTTGTAAACGATCCTTCTTTTAAGAAATCATTAGAGTATATGAATTTTGAAGCAGGCAAATCACTGATTGATACGCCTATAAATTTTGTATTTATTGGAAGTTGTACGAATTCAAGAATTGAAGATTTTAGAGTGGCTGCCGATTATATCAAAGGCAAACGAAAAGCCGATAATGTCACGGCATGGTTGGTTCCTGGTAGCAAGCAAGTCGAAACTCAAATTATTGCCGAAGGATTGAAAGACATTTTTAACGACGCTGGTTTTGAATTGAGACAGCCCGGATGTTCTGCCTGTTTGGCAATGAATGACGATAAAATTCCACAAAACGAATATTGCGTTTCCACCTCGAATCGAAATTTTGAAGGACGTCAAGGTCAAGGGTCAAGAACCATTTTGGCAAGCCCCTTAGTGGCTGCCGCAACCGCGATTGAAGGAAAAATTATAGACATCACAAAACAATTAAATTAA